The following are encoded in a window of Megalobrama amblycephala isolate DHTTF-2021 linkage group LG19, ASM1881202v1, whole genome shotgun sequence genomic DNA:
- the LOC125254270 gene encoding uncharacterized protein LOC125254270: MPEPCSMGSSGGGGTGSSDSPAQPSASEAARDMDSSSGSSSDPPNETRSLACAEGRCSGWENLTGDCSLVGEGEARGGWADVSSLNSGRWVALPRCLFLAGSRREGDGRARAAGLLPAKKATRERREARLMHSQCGHEASVSAASAWGLPRHPTHSSCPSLSCRGALQYRTARKTLSEGAPDGGRRRLRRWPEQEAGGGRLEDGARGSSPRGRRRCRSPAAQLGPLRGLFNGGESCFFQAAS; this comes from the exons ATGCCCGAGCCGTGTTCAATGGGCTCCAGCGGAGGCGGGGGGACGGGGTCGTCCGACTCGCCAGCCCAGCCTTCTGCTTCGGAAGCCGCGAGAGACATGGATTCATCTAGCGGCTCTTCATCCGATCCACCGAATGAGACGAGGTCACTTGCATGTGCTGAGGGACGCTGCTCAGGGTGGGAAAATCTGACGGGCGACTGCTCTCTGGTGGGagagggcgaggcacgcgggggctgggccgACGTGAGCTCGCTCAACTCCGGGCGCTGGgtcgctctaccccgctgtctcttcctcgCAGGCTCGCGGCGGGAAGgggacgggagggcgcgagcggcgggACTGCTTCCGGCAAAGAAAGCAACCCGCGAGCGCAGAGAGGCTAGACTcatgcactcgcagtgcgggcatgaagCGTCGGTGAGCGCGGCTTCCGCATGGGGCTTACCCAGGCATCCAACGCACTCATCGTGTCCATCGTTGtcctgcagaggggctctgcag TATAGAACCGCGAGGAAAACGCTCTCAGAGGgggcgccggatggcggcaggagacggcTGAGGCGGTGGCCGGAACAGGAAGCAGGCGGCGGGCGTCTTGAAGACGGCGCTCGGGGCAGTAGTccacgagggcgccggcgctgtcgTAGTCCGGCGGCTCAGCTGGGTCCGCTGCGGGGCCTCTTCAACGGCGGCGAGAGCTGCTTCTTCCAGGCGGCGAGCTGA